Below is a window of Deltaproteobacteria bacterium DNA.
TCACCAGAGGAGTTCCGACGTAAGAAATCAGATCGAGCTTCAGGTTTTCGAGTGAATCCCCCATAACCGACAAACACGCCTCGGGGCCTGATGCGTCGGCTGGCGCCGGAAGAATACGGCGGTTTGGTCGGGGCGAGAGGATTTGAACCTCCGACCTCGTGCTCCCAAGGCACGCGCGCTAACCAGACTGCGCCACGCCCCGCATGCGAAACGAAAGGGAGAGTTCTCGACTCCGCCCCGGGTTTCTCGTTGTCCGTACGTATTCCTGGGTCTTCTTGACGCCGTTGCATCAGGCGGTAGATGATCTTGCGTTCTCAGCTATCACAGGGCCGAACGCATTTCAAGGTGTTTTAAGCATGTCAGGCCGACACAAACAGCGGACCGGCGGTTCAACGACCAGGCGAAGGTTCTTACAACTCGAGGACGGCCTTTTGGACATCGAGCAGACGCCGGATACCCGTTTCGGCCGCGTTCAGCAGATCCTTCAATTGTCCGTGATCGAAAGGCGCTCCCTCGGCGGCGCCCTGAATCTCGACGAACCGCCCCGCGGACGTCATCACCAGGTTCAAGTCCACCTGGGCCTTCCGGTCTTCGTCGTAATCCAGATCCAGGAGGATTTCTCCGCCCACGATGCCGGCGCTCACAGCGGCCACGCTCTCCCGAATGGGCGATGCGTCCAGCCGCCCTTGCCCTCGGATGGTCTCGAAGGCCTGATATAGCGCCACGAACGCTCCCGTGACGGCGGCGGTTCGAGTGCCTCCGTCCGCCTGCAGCACGTCGCAATCGATCTGAACGGTCATCGGTCCCATAGCCTCTAGATCCACCGCCGCACGCAGCGAACGGCC
It encodes the following:
- the rph gene encoding ribonuclease PH; amino-acid sequence: MRSGGRGPLEVRPVRIEKAVLKYAEGSALIRMGDTQVLCAASVKDEVPGFREAAGAGWVTAEYSLLPRSTRERVDREAAKGRIKGRTHEIQRMIGRSLRAAVDLEAMGPMTVQIDCDVLQADGGTRTAAVTGAFVALYQAFETIRGQGRLDASPIRESVAAVSAGIVGGEILLDLDYDEDRKAQVDLNLVMTSAGRFVEIQGAAEGAPFDHGQLKDLLNAAETGIRRLLDVQKAVLEL